In Ananas comosus cultivar F153 linkage group 7, ASM154086v1, whole genome shotgun sequence, the sequence atataaagagaagagagagagagagagagaagagagagaaagagagagagtgggctggtatcTTCTGGAAGCATGAGCCCAACCGTGCCTTCCAAGTTGCTTTCGAGttcaactttcgaatcgacgatcagctccgttagacttgatctagattatttgaagtacctagaaaaataaatttagagaatgggttggtatgcttctggaagcacggagcccaccgtgcttccaagttgctTTCGAGTTCGACTTTCGAatgacgatcgctccgttagacttgatctagagtatttgaagtacctagaaaataaattttgtgatttttcgatatcatttgcctagtgattgaaggactcaaaatcaataattttaaaggccgttgtgagccgtttgcaagtttaacgtatagaaatatccaatcacatgaaattttgatagaaaattctttataaccatataaaacaagatcaataactttgatctaaaatttaatgtcatatcattcatatttgtaaaatttttattttcagccgttgaattttgagccacttcgatcactagcaaatgatatcgaaaaatcgctaatttattttctagatacttcaaaatacactagatcaattctaacagagccgatcgtcgattcgaagtccgaacatcaaaaacaacttggaagcacggagcgctccgtgcttccagaagcataccagagcgcgcgctctctctctctcttctcctctctctctctctcctctctcatctctctctctctctctctataatatatatataatatatatatagatagaattaggctactatactatttatagtatagtataaaatatatatatatatatattatataatatatataatattaatatatatataagaattaggCTAGCATACGATTTATAGTACTGGAGCTCTGAtattatagtcttgttttcaatcttagggtgttcaaattaacgatctacaccgttaaatatgatctagggtatatgaagttcttaggaataaaattttagtttttttcaatatcgtttacttagtaaataaattatgtcaaaatagacggcggaaattaaataatctttaaaatttgagcataggacttttaaattcaagattaagaatgttaaccttaatctaaatagtttaaaagtattttctatcaaaatttgaagaaatttagattcttctgcaccgttaaactccaaactcaccATAGTAGCcgttgaaaattgacaattttgaaatggtttgagcataaagtaaactatgtcgaaaaaatataaaattttatttctaaaaactttaaatatcctagatcagttttaacggtgtggaccgttgatttgaacaccctaagatcgaaaacgaaactatagtactggagccccggtactatagatagtataggagactagctatatatatatatatattggaactAGGCTGGTATgttatcggtagtacggagacctcagtgctaccaaattgttttcgatgatgcggcttccaaatcgacaatcgactCAGTTAGACTtcatctacactattgaaaatatttgaaaactaaatttcataatttttcgatattatttacacCTTACGAAATAAGTAAGAAAAATGCTCGGTCTCATCTTACTACATCTGCTAAGATGACGAGCTATCAACAAATATCTTTGAATGAAAAAAGGGAGCCTTCATCTAATACatattcttaattttaatttagaaggTAAGTAGCTTAGGATAAGTAGGTAAATAGATAACGTGGTTAGTACGTAAGTGAGAAACACGTTGGGTCTCACCTAGCACATTTGCAAATATAATAGTGAGCTATGAACAACTTTAAGCGAGTGAAAAGAGCCTAACTCTATTACCTCTTCTAAAGTAAACAAAAACCGCTACATGAACACACCCCAATATACTGGGGTGTATTTGTTACGATCCAAGAGTTTTACATAACCCTTTCAGACtttagtggaaaaaaaaatacaaggtATATAGGTAATATGGGCCACATGCAGCCTAACGTTTTAAGTTTTATGCCTATATGATAGGTATACAGGTAGCATTGCTCTTAAGAAAATTAGCAGATAAGTAAAAGGTAGATAAATAGGCACATAAAGAAGCAGGTAGGTAAGTAGATAAGCAAGAAAATGTTGAGTCTCATCTCTTACATCTACTAACATAGTGAGGTATTAGACAAGGTATTGACAGATATCTttaaatgaatataaaaaagtttTCATCTATTACATCTTCTGGAATAAGTTGGTAAGCAGGTAAGTAGGTTTGAAAAGTAGGCATGCAATATGTTGGTTAGTAACTAAGGTAAGAAAGGAGGTAGGTAACTAAGAAAAATGTTCGGTCTAATTTAGCGCATGTCCTAACATGATGAGCTATGAacatttctaaataaataaaagggtaaacttcaatttgctcaTTGTGGTTTACTTCATTTTTACTTTGTTACcttataattcaaaaagttgcaCTTAGCTGCCCtttgattttatttctatttgtacataaaaaaatctactatcaaATAGGATAGcacaacaaatttttttaaaaaatgacaaGATAATTAAGTGTAACTTTTTGAACCGCACggtggtaaaataaaaatgagctcAATTATAGTGCAGTCAAATACAACTTTTTGAATCATAAGAtgacaaagtgaaaatgagTTAAGCtaaagtttaccctaaataAAAAGAGCCTCCATTCATAAAATCTTTTGAGCTAAGTAGTTTAGTAGGTAGGTTAAGTAGACCTTAACATAAAAGGTAACCAAAGTACTAACAATACCTAGAGAGCTAGGTGCTGCTTCGACACTCTGCTAGAAATTCCAAACCCTTGCACTTGCACTATGGCTCTAAATAGTCTGTAACAATTTGATAAACACTTACTAAACTTGTCTCACTACTACAGACTGCTAAATTTCAAGGCAAAATAAATTGGTGTTGCTGCAGTTCAAGATTTACCAAAAATTAGGCACTAATCTCCAGTCACATGTTTTCAGATAGCGGAAAGCAGTGCTTGTGTAATAAGATTTAATGGCCATTTCTAGCAGACGCACGTGCAGTATGGCAGTTGAAGCTACATTTTGCGTCTATCCCCTAGTGTATAACCTAATTCAAGCATCAAACATCTTCCAGATTATAAAGATGAGAAAAGACAAAACAAAACCATATGAATAATGCAGCAATATCCTTCATAACTAACAAACATTAGTTGAATATACATCCACAATTCAACAACAGGAGTATTAAAGCTCGACAAATATCTGGTGAAAGAGAAAGCACAATTgcaagaaaaagaatcaaacatTTGCATATCTGGTAAAAGCGAAAGCACCATCAGTGATTGCATGAAAAAGAATCAGTTATTCGCTTAAGGTAGGCAATAGGACGAGCAAATAATCATTGATGGACAACAATGCACATTTATGCAAACAATTCAAATTGCAGTCCGGATAGGAGATCGAACTCACCAGTTTGATACTCAGATCAGAAGCAATGATAATTTTCTTCTCTGATTCCATTCACCAGCCGGCCATCAATATTCGAGAAATCTCTCAGCGGCTTCAATTTTATTTCTCGGAAGGAAACTAATGCATAACAATCACGAGTGCAAATGATGGTCCACATCAAAGCTATGCAGATCGGATGGGCTGGCACCTGGCCTGTTGAACAAAGCAAAGATCGATTAGGGCTTCCGAACAAACATAAAAGGGCAAGAAAATACACATTTCTTGGGGATCATACGAATCTCTCTTCCAAATAGtcattatattttcaatttcaaaaggAAATCAAATTACTAGCTACTTCTAACTCAGCAAGGATGTTATCCAGGTGAATCACTACTTTGACCTGGCAAGAGGTTCAACATAAGCAggaagatttttttcttttgcaaagCATACCAGATTATCAGTTGCTGCAGTTAGAaagtttctatatataaaacctGTAATCAAAATCCCTATTTCACCaggtgaaaataattttcacagTTTTCAGTTTTCAGGCTGGGGCCAACTTGGATAGCTCCTAACAATTAATGAATGGCAagtgttgaaaatttttttttttcccttgtatTTTATCCCGCTTCCACTTACCTTTTGTTTATGGTGCAATAGTGAAACTTGATATTTCCAGATTTCATATCTTCCATGTACTGCAACCACAATACAAAAATTATAGCTCATATTCGCAACGTATgatgacacacacacacatacacacacgagagagagagagagagagagagagagagagagagactatgTACCATCTTCAAGGTAACAACAATTGATGAGAACGCCAATGAGTGAAATGGTACTTCATCCAGTGCAAAAAGTGCACACTCTAGTGACTCAGGGCCGGGTGAAAATTTGGGCGTCTTTAGTTTCGCTCGGAAAATGATGTAACTCTGTACTGCAAATCAGATTGGAAACCACATAAAGAGCTTATATAAGGTGAAGATTTAAAGTAAGGTAGCACAAATTTAACATTTTCAAAAGTAGACCTTTTGGGTATCAGCAAATGTCCCATGAAATGTTATTAATGTGTAAACATTGTTTAACATGGCAGTTAGTTACTAGTTTAGCTTTCTAAATTTCAAAGACAATACCTGACTAGACATCAAGTCTGAAAAATTAAACCACCCACTAGCTGCCATAGGCACCAGCTTTGTCATCATCAAGAGATTCTTAGGTGAAGATTTAAAGCAAGGTAAAACAAGTACAGTAATTTAAAGAGTAACCCTTCATGTACCTCCAAATATATCACTAGTTGTTGATGAGGAAACAATGTACATGGCAGTTGGTAACTAAATTAGCCACCACATGACAGAGTTGACTCATTAACAGTCATCCTGAGATATATTCCGAGTTAAATGAAGCATTACACTTTTTCTCATCTATAACTATGCATTTTCCTCACTTGGCCAATCCGTGGAATATCTAACTGAGCAAAAGGTGAAAGTATTTCAACTTCTGCACATGCTTCTTCCAAGGTTTCTCGAGTGGCCCCCTCAGCAGCAGACTCCCCAACCTCCAGATAACCAGCAGGAAGAGTCCTGCAGAGAGATAGCTGGTTATTATGTAGCCCTACTAGAGTATATTTTTCGAAGATAATGAATAGaagagttttttcttttcttttctttttttttgggtttacaTCTAACGTGACGCAGTACATCAAGTCATTGTTTTGCTTATTTGTtgactcgtcatttagactttTATTAGTGTACTTACTTATGGGTTGTTTGCTTCAATACAAGCATAGTTTGTTAGAGGAGGTAGATTGGCCCAAACCCTAATCTAACCCAAACATACCTAAATCTGAACctaaaaatccaataaaaccaGCCCATAATAAACCCCAATAGACTCAAACCCTAATCTAATGTAAATAGGCTTAAACCTGAAACtaaaaatccaacaaaaccaGCCCATAAAAACCAAACTTGAACCTAAAACCCAACAAAATTCGGCCCAAAACTAAACCAAACCTGAAcggaatctttttttttttattttctgccaaTAGGTGTGGCCAAACAAGATCGGTGGAGCCCACAACCTTCTCCAACATCTTATTCTTATGTAGGAGGCATCTTTAACAATTCAGAAGCCACCATATGGcgaaggaaagagaagaaggaagccCAAAAGCCACCAGCCCCTCTTTTGTTGTGGGTGGCTCCTAAGGAGCCACAAGCAATGTTTTTTCCCCCAAggcagaaacaaaaaaagagagagaaaaagaaaacaaaaagaaatacataCTCTTGGGGTCTTTTGGGGGACATTTTGGGGAACTATCTGACACTACATaccctcctctttctctctttcccctaTAGATTAGACAACAATTCTCCCTCATGCCGGACCAATCTCTTCTTCCCCTCCATTTCTTCGGGATCCTCCCTGTCTTATTCCTTCTCCTGCTGGAGATCGCCGAGCAGCGATGCCGTATGCCTTTCTACATACCCCACAATTCGTAAATTGCTTCACCATCCTTCCTTCATCCGCCAAGGTATAGGAATTAACCCATTACCATCTCTAGCCTTCCAGTTTATTAGCCTATCCAAAACTCATCTGCCCTTTTCTAATATCTAAGCTCGGAAAAAATCAATCCCTTCAGTGTGGAACTATTATATCTACTTGACTGTGGTTCACTAAATTTCAGTGTTGAATTACGCTACAAGTTGTTTTGGTTGAAGTTATGAGTTCTTAGCTCCTTTACTGCTGGAATTATATTCTATCTCCTGGATTGTGCATTGAAGGTATCTTCATAAGTCCTTGatctaaactttcaaatttggAATTGTATTCAAGTCCTCAAactgaaatttcagcactttGGATTGCATCAAAATGCCCATGCAAAATCATTCATTTACATAAATACCCATGtaaaaactaaatattaatatatacccCTTGAAAGTGCAGTTTCTTCCAAAACTACTCTAAAGTTGAGGATTCACCCAATTCATGAAGGAAAGTTGATCTTGTATAAAAATGTTTGTCTTAAAACCAGATTAATAAGTTAAAAACAGAAAAACCAAATAGAGcagtttctttttttgaattgCGCTACCATAACACACAAAAGAAGCAGCATCGAGAAACCAACATAAGGAAAAAAGGACATGAATGAAAGATATTTACCAAAGCCCATAAGACGGTTCAATCTTCCTTTTGCATAGTAAGACCTTGTTATCATGCTCCACGAGGCATCCAACGACCTGTCAAAATGGAATCCCAGAAAAACCAGTTAGTGATGAAAACAGAAGTGGGGAAAGAGAGTAACAAGAAAACTTTAAACTTCCTGAGCTAACTTAGTTAAAGTTTCCCAATATATATCAAAGCACAAGGATTCATAATCATTGCCTCATCTCAAATAGGGCATAATAAATGTAAACAGAAAGGCAATAGgcatgaaataaaatttaaaaaaaactgtaTGCTTCCAGACTCACATAACAAATAAAGAGGCATATACAGAGTAGAATCattgttagaaataataaataacaaaacaatTAGAGGATCTGTGATACAGTAACATAGTGTAAGCATAAAGTAGTAAAGAAGTACGTTAGAAGAATATCTTGCAATAGATTGGATAACATGAAAGAATTATTCAACTTTTTTCATCTTGACAGTTCAGAGGGTAGACACATTCACAGTTGTTTAGGGTATAGAACTTAGACATCAAAATTCTTGTACTAGAAAAGATAAGCTTAGAACAGGATCCATATCAGGGCCATCATACTATATTCAAGCATTTGTGCCTGAATTTGCACTGTACATATCTCCGCCACAACAACAGTTGAGTCATATCAGACTTAAATTTGTTAATTGCTTAAATAAGCTTGGTAAATGCGAAGATCAAGCTTAGTTTATTAAAGAGTCAATCAAGCTTTATGCCGATATCAAGCTGAACATCAATGCAAGCTGCTCAAATCATTTGTTATCCTATAATTTTCCCCATATGTTAATAAACCATACTTGTAGGAAACACCATTTGGAGAGCATGGTATCAGTATCATGTGCTTATAAAGCAACTCCGAAAACATGATTTGTCAGAATAACAAGCACTTAGAATCAACAGAATTAATGGTTGTCAAGCTCCAATCATTGGAGAACCATGTTATTTATGAAAACAGAACTAAGATTACACAGAATCACTATAGAGAGAATTAAATTATCAAGAGAGTCGAAAAAAGGCACCGCAAATATTACAAATGTCAAACATTAAAACCCAAGAAACACATAAATGATGCCAAATGTAGCATCATATAAGCAAAATATTTCATTGGCACTATCAAGATTAGATACAACGAATAGAAAGCAAAGTAGTACCATTTTGGGATTTTCATAGTGGATTTTCCCACAAACTGTACAAACAGCCCTGAGTTTTTCCTCTCCCTCTGGTACAACTTGTTTCGTTGGACTTCCACAAGCTTGGCAAAATCGAATTTTGCTCTTATGTACCTGCAACATTTAAATACTTAGCAATCAAGAATAAAGGCTAGAAGGTAACTTGAATTCTGCTAAAGTCAAGTAATATTCTTTTGCTTAATTTTCACTAACGACCTCTAGTAATTGGTATATATAATTTCAACTCTCAAAAAATGCAGAAATAACGTCCTAACAGATTGTACTTGATAGCAATCAACAAATTGATTAtatgcaaggatttaagtgccgtggcacggggtcgtgccggaaacttgccggcacggtacggcacggtgcgtgccgagccgtacCTTTGTATGTCGGTCAAAAAagttcttgtgtgccgacacataatacacgaaatatttattttctttagcaacaaaatattctaactatttattatgtctttttatcacatcttttgaactttattgagaaaattacttactaatttaaagaatagagggttttgagctgtgccatcggcacggggtctatatcgtgccggtatcttattggcacggtacggcacggtggatacggcccgtgtcgacgggcacttaaaaccttgattaCATGGATATACTTCCTTTGGAGCAAATAAATTGATTAACACAATTAAGTCAACAAAAGCAAAATCTGCAAAGTACATATCTAGTTCCATCCAACAATACATTTTCACCAACTTTGTCATCCTTTATCAATCTAATCTTTAGGGGNNNNNNNNNNNNGGGGGGAATTCCATTACTTTAGACACCTAAATCTAATCTAATACATGTACTATGCATTAGAGAAGAATCATTAACACCCAAGAAGTtgtttaactttcataagtGTCCCATGGCACAGCATTCTTTGATCAGCCCTTATCTTCTATATCTGATATTAGTATATAATTAGAGATAAGACATGAATAAGGATAAGCAAAAATTATCTTGAACAATAATTCTTAGgataaaatgcaaaaagaaGACAATAACTACACATCGAAGTTTAAAACGATGCGCTCTGTAACAAATTTGTTATCAGTTACAGTATTATTATAACTCGATATTTAAAGGAAACTAATCAATTGGAATTATATGTGTACTGCAAGTTACAATATTACCAAACCAAAATTGTTGAGGGAAATATAACACTGCGTCTTTTTTAACATTTataatcttttatctttttgtaaGTTAAAATTATACCTTGATATCTCTAAAATTATCTCAATTATTTAAatcattcttttacattcataTACCTCAGGTCAATCAATGTCACCTGCATGAGGGTTTTGGTTATTTTCCAAGAAATCAAATACCTAGTTTCTAATTAGTCATcccaaaaaataagaaaaaaaaaaaccattgaACGACCAAGAACAGATCACGAAGGACTACCTATACATACAATTTCAAGAACTACTTTCATCATGCAGAGTTCATAAACCTGCCGCATACAATTCCAAGCACATAGCatcaaaatacataataattaaacaaaacaagaaaatatataatgctTAAACAAAACAAGAACGATGAACTAATCATACACGGTCAAGAATCTTCCTAACATATACATGCCTTTACGTCCAATCAGCTCTATTCATACCAATCCTCCCCAAAGCTCGGGCTAATTCCGTCGATTCCCCTCGCAACCTAAACGCCTAGCTTTTAAAAACCTAATTTCCCCTGATCTCTAACCAGTAACACCGAttggaagaggaaaaaaaaaaagaaataaagaatcgATCGAGGATCAGAGAAGCCCTCACCGGAGGCGGCGCCACttcagcggcggcggaggcggaggcgacgTCCGCGTCGGGGCTCATCTCCGAGCCCCCCGAAGCCATCCGGAACGCGCCGAGAACGCGGCGGGGGGGCCGCAAACGCCAggcgaggaggacgacgagctgcggcggcggagcggcggcggcggcgacggcggctgaggaggaggagatggaggcGATGGAGGAGGGGAAGCGGGGGCGGCggtgggggaggggggagaggccgaatccgaggaggaggaggtggtggtggaagGATCGGAGCATCGCTCCGTGGGGTTCGCTTTATAACGTCTAGGGTTTTAGAGGTGGCTGGGGTGAGAGTAGGggggaggacgacgaggagagAAGGGAGAGGTGGCGGTGCTTCGGCCACATCGCCGCCGCGTGAATTCGTGGCTGAGAAATAGCGAGAGGATACgcgagtgagagagagagagagagaaaaaaacataATAGAGAGGGGAGAAAGAGAATCGGATTGGataattttagggaaaacttcaaaaccccgttttgatttcgcactttatcacttgaGTGCCCTGTAGTTTGAACCATATCAATTTGGTgctatgtgattttatttttatcttttctatagcttttttattaatattttattaaattatacataaaaaaactttaaatatctacttaggtttatcgaatattcgctttagtattttttaattttagctttgtcgctgatttaagggaaaaaatagtaaaattgataataaaaaactaaaagtaaaaccacaggatatcaaattgatacactttaaaccacagggcactcaagtgagaaagtgagaaaccacaaggggtttattttttttttgaagatttCCCAtaattttaggtaaaaatgcatggagaccctCAACTACAGTCTATTTTGAAATGAACCTccctcattttatttttattttttaattaagatctctcaatttttttattttttatttgaattatttgaatttttgtatttagtttaagttaaatttttttagtaaatttaataactttaatagttattaaacattaattggtctaattttatttactaagaatacttaaaaatattaaatttgaacaaattattaattaatttgattattttttattttctttttactatAACTAATGAATTCTAAATAATCAAAAATTAAAGAGGgttcaataaaattaaaagttaaaagggTAATTTTAAATTGGCCAATAGGTGGTGAatccatatatttttatctaattttgtaCTATTAATGTCACTAAGATTGAAATCTCTCTCACAATTATTCCATATAAAATTTACAACATTCAATCAAATCTTTTCATAAcatataaaagattaaaataaattaaaaattattattttaatgcgtaaatattatattatacctaaaaaaatgaaatgattaatttaaaatatctcgTGTTACAGCTCCTGCAaggaagatttttatttttatttttttttacaacctCGCGACACTCGATCATTATTATATGTCGGGGCAATAAAGAAGCAACGCGGACAACATAAGAGAAGTTACAAAAATGGAAGGTGAAAATGCATGGAGGCCCCCTCACTATATACTATTTTCAAATAGCCCGTCAAcatctatttttttcattttttcagtTGAGACCTCttcagtttaatttttttaaaaaaaaattaagtaattttatcaaaatatttagtaATGTTATCAAATTCATCAATAATTTTACCAAAGTATACATGCAGTGCCCGTGTAATGCATGGGGATCGAACAAAAGCAGCAGCTGAGAAGGTTCTCATGGCCCTTTAAGAATTTCAAACTCAACAAAATAAAGCTAGTGTCTTTTACACTTGTACAGTGTTAATCAATGAAACAACCTAA encodes:
- the LOC109713173 gene encoding nudix hydrolase 23, chloroplastic-like, coding for MLRSFHHHLLLLGFGLSPLPHRRPRFPSSIASISSSSAAVAAAAAPPPQLVVLLAWRLRPPRRVLGAFRMASGGSEMSPDADVASASAAAEVAPPPVHKSKIRFCQACGSPTKQVVPEGEEKLRAVCTVCGKIHYENPKMVVGCLVEHDNKVLLCKRKIEPSYGLWTLPAGYLEVGESAAEGATRETLEEACAEVEILSPFAQLDIPRIGQSYIIFRAKLKTPKFSPGPESLECALFALDEVPFHSLAFSSIVVTLKMYMEDMKSGNIKFHYCTINKRPGASPSDLHSFDVDHHLHS